A single Candidatus Desulfarcum epimagneticum DNA region contains:
- a CDS encoding conserved hypothetical protein (Evidence 4 : Unknown function but conserved in other organisms): MKKHKINKTYGEINEKIRRGEAVVVTAEEIIDIVRDQGPEEAARHVDVVTTGTFSPMCSSGAFINFGHSSPGIKASTVTLNNVPAYAGLAAVDCYIGATEPCLDDPLNKVYPGEFNYGGGHVIQDLVAGKKVFLSASAYGTDCYPNKKVEKEISIDTLPWATLCNPRNAYQNYNCAVNMTNRTVYTYMGALKPKAGNANYCSAGQLSPLFNDPFQKTIGLGTRIFLGGGRGYVTWHGTQHNPDAERTEKGVPTRPAGTLFLMGDLKGMSPEWLAGVSLQGYGCSLSVGVGIPIPLLNEEIAMETAISDEDIFTHVVDYGHDYPNGISKDMGLVSYADLKSGHITLNDESVPTVPLSSMVRARRIANMLKDWIVAGEFELGEPQSALPVS; the protein is encoded by the coding sequence ATGAAAAAGCATAAAATCAACAAAACCTATGGCGAGATCAACGAAAAAATACGCCGGGGCGAAGCCGTGGTGGTCACGGCGGAGGAGATCATCGACATTGTCCGGGACCAGGGCCCGGAAGAGGCCGCCCGGCATGTGGACGTCGTCACCACGGGCACCTTTTCCCCCATGTGCTCATCCGGGGCGTTTATCAATTTCGGGCACTCCAGCCCCGGGATCAAGGCGTCCACAGTGACCCTGAACAATGTCCCCGCCTATGCCGGACTGGCCGCCGTGGACTGTTACATCGGGGCCACCGAGCCGTGCCTGGACGATCCCTTGAACAAGGTGTATCCCGGCGAATTCAATTACGGCGGCGGCCATGTCATTCAGGACCTTGTGGCCGGGAAAAAGGTTTTCCTGTCGGCTTCGGCGTACGGCACGGACTGTTATCCGAACAAAAAAGTCGAAAAGGAGATCTCCATCGACACCCTTCCCTGGGCCACGCTGTGCAATCCCCGGAACGCCTACCAGAACTACAACTGCGCGGTCAATATGACCAACAGGACGGTGTACACCTACATGGGGGCGCTCAAGCCCAAGGCCGGCAACGCCAACTACTGCTCGGCGGGCCAGCTGAGCCCCCTTTTCAATGACCCGTTCCAGAAAACCATCGGCCTGGGGACCCGGATATTTCTCGGCGGGGGAAGGGGCTATGTCACGTGGCACGGCACCCAGCACAATCCCGACGCGGAAAGGACGGAGAAAGGCGTTCCCACCCGGCCGGCCGGGACTCTTTTTTTGATGGGAGACTTAAAGGGCATGAGCCCGGAATGGCTGGCCGGGGTGAGCCTCCAGGGATACGGATGCTCCCTTTCGGTGGGCGTGGGGATTCCCATTCCCCTTCTCAATGAGGAAATCGCCATGGAAACGGCCATCTCCGATGAGGACATTTTTACCCATGTGGTGGACTACGGGCATGATTATCCCAACGGAATCTCCAAAGACATGGGGCTTGTGAGCTACGCTGATCTTAAAAGCGGGCATATCACCCTGAACGATGAGTCTGTTCCCACCGTTCCCCTTTCCAGCATGGTTCGCGCCCGCCGGATCGCGAATATGCTCAAGGACTGGATCGTCGCGGGAGAATTCGAGCTGGGCGAGCCCCAGTCCGCGCTGCCGGTTTCATAA
- a CDS encoding conserved hypothetical protein (Evidence 4 : Unknown function but conserved in other organisms) yields MKNSLAFLFFCARADETFRPPGASRFHMYRPESQKSRNENFVLITNPFIVMNIFLTWLRNILRKAFQKNLRTRRKKVRSRAVAALIFLCALSGAWLFQARLEGGNPSLVIKEPIDAIGISRNVSISVADEKSGLRLLEVSLLKDGKTVDLLKKRFPYAGVVKGGKVKSESFTVLIEPEKLGISDGKAELRASAVDYSWRRFFRGNRTYIQKNVQIDTRPPRIKIISRRHALIQGGAGLVIYRISEPCLRSGVRVGDRFYPGHAGYFEDKRVFMSFLAMGHNQGPGTVIFAEAVDLAGNRAKAGFPYYIMRKDFKRDRIRVSDAFINRKMPEFATEIPDNIKTSPVDHFLFVNRNLRKADSARLQALCAESDPAVHWSGKFLRLPGSVRRAGFADHRIYQYKGRTIDYQIHFGIDLASVSKDGVPAANAGRVAAAERFGIYGKTVLIDHGHGLFSLYAHLSQTHVRKDQMVKKGDVIGLTGKTGLAAGDHLHFGMMINGSFVNPVEWWDPMWVKKNIEKKIERAGLPVR; encoded by the coding sequence ATGAAAAATTCTCTCGCGTTTTTGTTTTTTTGCGCCCGGGCGGATGAAACATTTCGCCCGCCGGGCGCTTCCAGGTTCCATATGTATCGCCCGGAAAGTCAAAAGTCAAGAAACGAAAACTTTGTCTTGATTACAAACCCATTTATTGTTATGAACATTTTTTTAACGTGGTTACGAAACATTTTAAGAAAGGCTTTTCAAAAGAATTTGAGAACACGAAGAAAAAAAGTCAGATCCCGGGCCGTGGCGGCGTTGATTTTTTTATGCGCGCTGTCAGGGGCCTGGCTGTTTCAGGCCCGGCTGGAGGGCGGCAATCCCTCCCTGGTGATCAAAGAGCCCATCGACGCCATCGGGATCTCCCGGAATGTCTCCATCAGCGTCGCGGACGAAAAAAGCGGGCTGCGCCTCCTGGAGGTGAGCCTTTTAAAAGACGGCAAGACAGTGGATCTGCTCAAAAAGCGTTTTCCTTACGCGGGCGTCGTCAAGGGCGGAAAAGTCAAGAGCGAATCGTTCACTGTTTTGATTGAGCCTGAAAAACTCGGAATTTCCGACGGAAAAGCCGAGCTTCGGGCGTCGGCGGTGGATTATTCCTGGCGCCGCTTTTTCCGGGGAAACCGGACTTACATTCAAAAAAACGTCCAAATCGACACCCGACCCCCCCGAATCAAGATCATCAGCAGACGCCATGCTTTGATCCAGGGCGGGGCCGGTCTGGTGATCTACCGGATATCGGAGCCGTGTCTGCGAAGCGGGGTTCGCGTGGGGGACCGGTTTTACCCCGGGCACGCCGGTTATTTTGAGGACAAGCGCGTGTTCATGTCCTTTCTGGCCATGGGCCACAACCAGGGCCCGGGGACCGTGATTTTTGCCGAGGCTGTGGATCTGGCGGGCAACCGCGCCAAGGCGGGCTTTCCCTATTACATCATGCGAAAAGATTTCAAAAGAGACCGGATCCGCGTGTCCGACGCCTTTATCAATCGCAAGATGCCTGAATTCGCCACCGAGATTCCCGACAACATCAAGACATCGCCTGTGGATCATTTTCTTTTTGTGAACCGAAACTTGAGAAAGGCCGACTCCGCCCGTCTCCAGGCTCTTTGCGCCGAGTCCGATCCGGCCGTCCACTGGAGCGGAAAATTTTTAAGACTTCCCGGATCGGTTCGCCGCGCGGGATTTGCGGACCATCGCATTTACCAGTATAAGGGCCGGACCATTGATTACCAGATTCATTTCGGCATTGACCTGGCGTCGGTGTCAAAGGACGGGGTTCCGGCCGCCAACGCGGGCAGGGTGGCGGCGGCGGAACGGTTCGGGATCTATGGCAAAACGGTGCTCATTGATCACGGCCACGGTCTTTTTAGCCTGTACGCCCACCTGAGCCAGACGCATGTCCGGAAGGACCAAATGGTCAAAAAGGGGGACGTCATCGGCCTGACCGGGAAAACGGGGCTGGCGGCCGGCGATCACCTGCATTTCGGCATGATGATCAACGGCTCCTTTGTCAATCCGGTTGAATGGTGGGACCCGATGTGGGTCAAAAAAAATATTGAGAAAAAAATAGAAAGAGCCGGGCTCCCGGTCCGGTGA